Part of the Ctenopharyngodon idella isolate HZGC_01 chromosome 8, HZGC01, whole genome shotgun sequence genome, CTTTTGGCCTGACATCTACAGACATTGTGTTTCATATGGGAGCTGAAGAGATCAGCAGGTAATACCACTGAACCAACTGGTGATTGTAGCTTGAAAACAATCTACAACTGACATGTAAATTTACACTGTGGCTACTTTAGGAACAAGAGTAAATGAACTTTTGTATAAAATGTACTGTTTTATAGTCATTTCTGATTCATTATTTCTTTGATGtcattgaattaaaaaaaaaaaaaaaaaaaaagactgcttCAGAAGAATAAGTGCACACAAGCACTGATTTGTCATTACCATTTTTGCAGTGGCACTGGCACAGAACGTTTCTCAAGGATCATGAAACACATGTTGACCCAGAGGAGGTTTGTAGAACATTTCTCATCTTTAAATGAAATTTCCTCTGGCTTGAGTAGTAGTAAAATGTTGTTTGTCTGTATTCTTTGCTGCTCCTGTGATATACAGTTGTAAATCTTCAGTTTAATTGTTCTTTTAGCTACTATCCTCTCTATCCTCCTGCGGAGGAAGTCAACATGGATTATGAGAAGTTTCAACAATTCAGCCAAATGAACCTCACACCTGATGTTCTCATCGTTCCTTCTGAACTTCGGTATTTCATCAAggtaaatcaatcacatttcagaaaagtttctgttatttatataccataacaaaaaatgttccaATTTCAATTCTGACTGGAAACAAATTTGCCATTATTTCCCAGGATGTGATTGGTTGTGTATGTGTCAATCCTGGCCGTCTCACTAAAGGACAGGTGGGCGGGACTTACGGACGGTTATTTATTCAGCCGAACCCTGTGCTGGTGGATGGGAAGAGAGTGAGCCCATGTATAGCAGGACAGGTGGTGAAAATATGATACAATATACCTTTTCTATTGCTTGAACTTTATTAAATCatgtctgtatttttttatgtctGTATTAAATCTTTTCACTTAAAGTGGctggaaaataaaatactttgtaaAAGGCAGTTTTGTCCAGTTAATGTCTAGTTATGTTTAAAAGAATCTGATCTTGCACATTCCCTATTGTTAATGATTTATCAGTGCAAAAAATTAtctgtattatttaatgaaaattaaaaaaaagattcgGCTCTTGTAATGGCAGACCGCACACGCTATTAAAAAGCCAACTAGCCATTAAGGCATCCAGGTCTCTCCATCATGCAACAACCATTTCCTTATTGAATAACCTGTTTCACTCAAATGCATgacattacagaagtaaaactAGTTGTTGACATGGTttcattactttttattaaggatcagtttgaactttattttaaaaaggtaattttaTCTGTAAATGGAGTTCATCTAATATCTCTCACATCCTGAATGTGAGAGATATTAGATGAACTCCATTTACAGATAAAAATATGTCTCTAAAATATTCTCtagtctatattatatatatataaaaacaaaatgagctGTTATGAAAAGCTTAACTATACATTGTGCACGTTTCAGTGAAACATCCTTGCCATAGCTCTCAACATAAATGTACAAGAAAAACATTACACTGAACATGGTAACAGTGAGCACTTTAACAGGTGAAGTATATACATTAATCAGAGAACTGTGTTCAAATAGGTCCTCATTAGTTAGGTATGTTTTCTAGTCCCATCGCAATGTCTCTTAATTTTGGATCATCTCTCCAGTTGACTTTACTGGCCAGTATAATTCCctgaaaaacaagatttttataACAAAGAGGTTCAAAATGCATAGTGATCCTAAAAAACAAAGCAAGACAGATTAAATAAGAATGATGAGAAGTAAACAAGCAAACACTGAGAAGCCACGTACCCGGagcacattttgtaaaatggtGGTGACTTTCTGGTATTTCTGTAGAACCGCTTCAGCTCTTTCCTTGGCTCTCTGCTGAACCTCTCCCTGATTTTCCTTCACCTGTTTCAACTCATTTATCTCcagcatttttttcttaatttgtcCTTTTAGGTCTAGGAAAACATGAATGAGATACGGTTGTTTTCTACTAACTCGCATATTGAAAATGTGAATGCAGCTTTTTCTTAGGTTTTAAAACAATTTGACCCATCATCTTgtcaaaatataacattaaacaaGCTTAAAAAAACTTTCATTAGAAGAAAATGTGTATGAAAAGTCTGTATGATTCCATCTGGGTCTTAGTAAGTACCAAGTCTTTCCTTTTGAATATCCGTGATCTGGTCCTGAAGCTCTCGTGTTTCCTGGATAAAACAGGATCAGTAATTAAGCATTGTATGGCCATAAAACTGTTTAGAAATGGAATTATTCATAAATATGAGAATGATTTTATCTAAAACCTATAGCAGAACAGGGAAGGTCCCACCTTTATAATTTTCATGGTCTTTTCACAGAGCTCagtgttctgattggtcagttccTTTAGTGCCCTGTATGATGAAAGTTCAGATTACTGTTAGGACAACTGGATATCAGACTACATGGattagatttatttaaattaagattCACTCACTCGGCATCTGCATCATTCTGAATCATCTTTTCAATGATGGCATTCCAAATCTGCATtctagaacacacacacacaaaaaacattttaacttggACACCATCAGAGATTGTATTGCAAAAAGAAGCTTGATACCACAGCATCTTTACCTGTTTAATACCAGTGTCTTGTTGAAGTATGAGAGTCTTGCCTGCTCTATTGCACTTTCATACTTGGATCTACAGATTGGTAAAAAGATGAATGTCGGGTTATTTTATAACAGTATTTTATAACAGTATATACATACAGATGTATTCATAAATGTGCATTTCGAACACGTACAGATCTCCTTCAGCTTCATGTGACTCTTTGTGTTTTCCTAAGAATTAAACAAAGCGCATTATGTTAATTATTAGTGGTTAATATTTACAcaagtgttttgtttgttcacaAATAAATTTAGCTTACCCATGCTGACTTTAACattcatttcaaaacactgattttccattatttctttcattcttgAAAAAACAAGACATACAAGAAACAGAATGAGCATAGTTACACTTATCtattacatactgtatatataatgcGTAGTACATAACAGTAGTAGTACTGTTAATTTGTACTCTACGCATTGGTGCACTACTATAACAACAAatcatacaaataaaacaaacgaAAGAATGGAAAATCACTTTAGCAAACGTGTGGGTGTCACTCCGTCAGAAGCTGACGACGGATCTGGCAAGCTGTTGTTCGTTTCAGCAGGGTCACTATCTGAAGAGGGTCCATCATGATTACTGGAACTCATCTTTGCATGCCTGtgcagaaattaaaaaaaaaaatactggaatTACTGGAACTAAGGGTTTAAAAAGATTACACTCACAAAGTGAGTATATGTAAACAACTCGTCTCACTTACTGTCGCTTCCGGTTCTTGCTCttgatgtttttgtttactAATATTACTTTTTCGCTACAAGATTCCAAGCCGCGCAACTGCAATCCTGTCCGAAACTGCCGCCAGGAAGTTGTGGCGCCACGTGACAGTCATGTGACTTGGTGATCCGCGAAACCCCGCCCACCTGCACCAAACTAAGCATGAGCAGAAATAAAGGATTGGCCGTCACAGGCCACTGTCATTAATGTGTTTCGGAGGTCAACATGGAAAAATAAGGTTATATTGCACTACTAGATAGCGTATTGATGGTAAGAATGCATG contains:
- the cenph gene encoding centromere protein H yields the protein MSSSNHDGPSSDSDPAETNNSLPDPSSASDGVTPTRLLKMKEIMENQCFEMNVKVSMGKHKESHEAEGDLSKYESAIEQARLSYFNKTLVLNRMQIWNAIIEKMIQNDADAEALKELTNQNTELCEKTMKIIKETRELQDQITDIQKERLDLKGQIKKKMLEINELKQVKENQGEVQQRAKERAEAVLQKYQKVTTILQNVLRGIILASKVNWRDDPKLRDIAMGLENIPN